The following are from one region of the Moritella sp. 24 genome:
- a CDS encoding alpha/beta fold hydrolase: MKIDLTLSGLVAQKHTFTLPLDYNKPDGDTIDVFVRELVAPDKQDQDLPYLVYFQGGPGFGAVRPMANGGWIKRALQEYRVLLLDQRGTGLSSPISSVSLNHLTADEQAEYLSHLRADNIVRDAEAIRAQLSPFNTWSIIGQSFGGFCVLRYLTAAPEGLTQAFVTGGLPSLTRPADDVYQATYKRVLAKNNDFFSRFNDAQGLVAALAAHITENDTYLATGEKLTVEMLQLLGVNLGMEEGPEAVYYLLEQALITTQHGTQVNPLFLAQFCQFLDYNTNPIFALLHESIYCQQQASDWAAHRVRADYDEFNYQAGQPFLFTGEMIYPWMFEQFNNLKPLQAAAQQLAEKQDWSNLYDLDVLKNNQVPVAAAIYSEDMYVDMQYSLETVSRVNNLKYWLTSEFEHNGIRMDGDKVLSKLIDLNKGLQLR, translated from the coding sequence ATGAAAATTGATCTCACATTAAGCGGCTTAGTTGCACAAAAGCATACATTCACCTTGCCACTTGATTACAACAAACCTGACGGCGACACGATTGACGTATTTGTACGTGAACTTGTTGCGCCAGATAAACAAGATCAAGACCTGCCGTATTTGGTCTATTTTCAAGGTGGTCCAGGGTTTGGTGCGGTACGTCCGATGGCGAATGGCGGCTGGATCAAACGAGCATTACAAGAATACCGCGTATTATTACTCGACCAGCGCGGCACAGGGCTATCATCGCCAATCAGTTCGGTAAGTCTTAATCATTTAACAGCTGATGAACAAGCTGAGTACCTAAGCCATTTACGTGCAGATAATATTGTCCGTGATGCTGAAGCAATTCGCGCACAACTATCTCCATTTAATACTTGGAGTATCATCGGCCAAAGCTTCGGTGGCTTTTGTGTATTACGCTACTTAACCGCTGCGCCAGAAGGGTTAACACAAGCCTTCGTTACGGGTGGACTCCCCTCTCTGACACGTCCTGCTGACGATGTTTATCAAGCAACCTATAAACGCGTATTAGCAAAAAACAACGATTTCTTTAGTCGTTTTAATGACGCTCAAGGCCTTGTGGCAGCACTAGCAGCGCATATTACCGAGAACGATACTTATCTTGCGACAGGTGAAAAACTGACGGTTGAAATGCTACAACTACTTGGTGTTAATCTAGGTATGGAAGAAGGCCCAGAAGCCGTTTATTACCTACTTGAACAAGCGCTCATTACCACGCAACATGGTACGCAAGTTAATCCGCTATTTTTAGCGCAGTTCTGTCAATTCCTTGATTACAACACTAACCCGATCTTTGCCCTGCTACACGAGTCTATCTATTGCCAACAACAAGCATCTGACTGGGCTGCACACCGTGTTCGAGCTGATTATGACGAGTTCAACTATCAAGCTGGTCAGCCATTCTTATTCACTGGAGAGATGATTTATCCGTGGATGTTTGAGCAATTTAATAACTTAAAACCACTACAAGCAGCGGCACAACAGCTAGCTGAAAAACAAGATTGGTCTAACCTTTACGACCTTGACGTACTTAAGAATAACCAAGTTCCGGTTGCAGCGGCCATCTACAGTGAAGACATGTATGTCGACATGCAATACAGTCTCGAAACGGTCTCACGTGTTAACAACCTAAAATACTGGTTAACCTCAGAGTTCGAACACAACGGTATTCGTATGGACGGAGACAAAGTGCTGAGTAAATTAATCGACCTGAATAAAGGCTTACAACTGCGTTAA
- a CDS encoding LysE family translocator, producing the protein MEIFSLALLGVLIVISPGADFVLVLKTSINDGRKAGIFTALGLSLAICVHISYSMFGISYLISQNEFLYNMIRYAGAGYLIYLGIKGIYSANSPLNTTSAEQRKNKNWQYLAQGFLCNVLNPKTMLFFLSVFSQVISPDSNDNTHAFIYGVYMIALHGIWFAIVAILFTSAALQTRLLRVRKRLNQVCGVGLVSFGALLALKS; encoded by the coding sequence ATGGAAATATTTAGTCTGGCTCTATTAGGTGTATTAATCGTTATCAGCCCCGGCGCTGACTTTGTTTTAGTCTTAAAAACCAGTATCAATGATGGGCGTAAAGCGGGAATTTTTACTGCACTCGGTTTAAGTCTCGCCATCTGTGTCCACATCAGTTACTCGATGTTTGGTATTAGCTATTTAATCTCACAGAATGAATTTCTGTATAACATGATCCGCTACGCGGGGGCAGGCTATTTGATCTACCTTGGTATTAAAGGTATCTACTCTGCGAACAGTCCATTAAATACCACGTCGGCAGAACAACGTAAAAATAAAAATTGGCAATATCTAGCTCAAGGGTTTCTGTGTAATGTCTTAAACCCTAAAACAATGTTGTTTTTCTTAAGTGTATTTAGCCAAGTCATCTCACCAGACTCAAATGACAATACCCACGCCTTCATCTACGGTGTTTATATGATTGCCCTACATGGAATATGGTTTGCCATCGTCGCGATATTATTTACTTCAGCGGCATTACAGACACGATTATTACGTGTTAGAAAACGATTGAATCAGGTGTGTGGAGTTGGGCTTGTTAGTTTTGGCGCATTGCTCGCGCTGAAATCATAA
- a CDS encoding YfaZ family outer membrane protein, with product MSLKKSLVITAGLLASFSSAASNISLAFDNDNIVLGYDIEMQEALKLKGDYLQTIDNGYTVDTGLYAFQDVGSTFFELGAKAMRMDNDNGDGYALAFGGLGGLRLTEEFSLEAEFHFSPEILAFGDTENYTQWIARASYAVMPTASFFVEYNHTTVEYDRMPSERLTSDILFGLAWVF from the coding sequence GTGTCATTGAAAAAATCATTAGTTATCACAGCAGGGTTACTCGCTAGCTTTAGCAGTGCTGCATCAAATATTTCACTTGCTTTCGATAACGATAATATCGTTTTGGGCTACGACATTGAAATGCAAGAAGCACTTAAGTTAAAAGGTGATTACCTACAAACTATCGACAATGGTTACACTGTAGATACAGGTCTTTATGCGTTTCAAGATGTAGGTTCAACGTTTTTTGAACTTGGCGCAAAAGCGATGAGAATGGATAACGACAATGGTGATGGTTATGCATTAGCATTTGGTGGTTTAGGTGGATTACGCTTAACTGAAGAGTTTAGCCTTGAAGCTGAGTTTCACTTTAGTCCAGAAATCTTAGCGTTTGGCGATACAGAGAATTACACACAGTGGATTGCACGTGCTAGCTATGCGGTAATGCCGACTGCAAGTTTCTTTGTTGAATATAACCATACGACAGTTGAATATGATCGCATGCCAAGCGAACGTTTAACAAGTGATATATTATTTGGTCTAGCGTGGGTCTTCTAA
- the gshB gene encoding glutathione synthase — protein sequence MTIKLGIVMDPIADINIKKDSSFAMLMEAQNRGYELFYMEMQDLSMLEGRAYAASRPLKVQQDPANWYELGEETNHLLSDLDVVLMRKDPPFDTEFVYATYMLERAEDEGTLIVNKPQSLRDANEKLYTAWFNEFTPTTLVTRRKDKLRAFHKEHKDVILKPLDGMGGASIFRLNEQDKNVSVIIETLTEHETRYCMAQKFIPDIKDGDKRILVIDGEPVPYCLARIPASGETRGNIAAGGRGEARPLSESDWKIAKALGPKLKEKGLIFVGLDVIGDKLTEINVTSPTCIREIEAAYDVSVTGMLMDAIEARLKKD from the coding sequence ATGACAATTAAACTTGGCATCGTGATGGATCCCATCGCAGACATTAATATTAAAAAAGACTCTAGCTTTGCAATGTTAATGGAAGCGCAAAACCGTGGTTACGAACTTTTCTACATGGAAATGCAAGATCTCTCTATGCTTGAAGGCCGTGCATATGCCGCTTCTCGTCCATTAAAAGTACAGCAAGACCCAGCAAACTGGTATGAACTAGGTGAAGAAACTAACCACCTACTATCAGACCTTGACGTTGTGTTAATGCGTAAAGATCCTCCGTTCGATACTGAATTTGTTTACGCAACTTATATGCTTGAGCGTGCAGAAGACGAAGGTACATTAATCGTTAATAAGCCACAAAGCTTACGTGATGCAAACGAAAAATTGTACACAGCATGGTTTAACGAATTTACGCCAACAACGCTAGTAACCCGTCGTAAAGACAAATTACGCGCATTCCATAAAGAACACAAAGACGTGATCTTAAAACCACTAGATGGTATGGGTGGCGCATCAATTTTCCGTCTTAACGAACAAGATAAAAACGTAAGCGTGATTATCGAAACACTGACTGAACATGAAACACGTTACTGCATGGCACAAAAATTCATTCCAGATATCAAAGATGGCGACAAACGCATCTTAGTTATTGATGGTGAACCAGTGCCGTATTGCCTAGCGCGTATCCCAGCAAGTGGTGAAACACGCGGTAATATCGCAGCTGGCGGCCGCGGTGAAGCACGTCCGTTATCAGAAAGTGATTGGAAAATTGCTAAAGCATTAGGGCCTAAATTAAAAGAAAAAGGCTTAATCTTTGTTGGCTTAGACGTGATTGGTGACAAACTTACCGAAATCAATGTGACTAGCCCAACGTGTATCCGTGAAATCGAAGCTGCTTATGATGTTAGCGTCACAGGTATGTTGATGGATGCGATTGAAGCGCGTTTAAAAAAAGATTAA
- a CDS encoding endonuclease, producing MLKQLSIIVISTSLLLPSFSYASNDGNQTNQSFSKAKKMLEREVYTKVPKLTIYCQADFNSKKKITDHNGFTSTKHVKRQAKIEWEHVVPAENFGRNFKEWREGDSACVNSKGKIFKGRRCAEKLNIPYRYMQADMYNLYPAIGAVNALRSNYNFASQVTAEKNQFGSCPIKMKNKTVQPPDYAKGQIARAYLYMEAAYPAYNIGRQKRELQAWDKQYPVTRTECRRTQLIENLQGNENSIVKSACLDRGLW from the coding sequence ATGTTAAAACAACTCAGTATTATAGTTATATCAACCTCACTATTACTCCCCTCTTTCTCTTATGCTTCTAACGATGGCAATCAAACAAATCAATCTTTTAGCAAAGCCAAAAAAATGCTTGAGCGAGAGGTTTACACTAAAGTACCTAAGCTGACGATCTATTGTCAGGCCGATTTTAATAGTAAAAAGAAGATCACTGACCATAATGGCTTTACCTCTACAAAGCATGTAAAACGTCAGGCTAAAATAGAATGGGAACACGTTGTGCCAGCCGAGAACTTTGGCCGTAATTTTAAAGAATGGCGTGAAGGTGATAGCGCATGTGTAAACAGTAAAGGTAAAATCTTTAAAGGCCGTCGTTGTGCAGAAAAGTTGAATATCCCTTACCGTTATATGCAAGCAGATATGTATAACCTATATCCCGCTATTGGTGCAGTGAATGCCCTGCGCAGTAATTATAACTTTGCGTCACAAGTTACCGCAGAAAAGAATCAATTCGGTAGTTGCCCAATCAAAATGAAAAATAAAACTGTACAACCGCCTGATTATGCCAAAGGTCAAATTGCTCGTGCTTACCTTTATATGGAAGCTGCTTATCCCGCTTATAACATAGGTAGACAAAAACGAGAGTTACAAGCATGGGATAAACAATACCCTGTAACACGAACTGAATGCCGACGTACTCAATTAATTGAAAACTTACAAGGTAACGAAAATAGTATTGTTAAATCGGCCTGTTTAGATCGCGGACTTTGGTAA
- a CDS encoding LysR family transcriptional regulator: MRHLKAFHVFHVAAALESYSKAADKLCITHGAVSKQIKTLETHLAVNLFYREGRNVKLTPAGKLLSGYTEQAFNALEAGILHVAQATHKHLEVSCEPTLTMRWLMPRLSDFYQDNIDADVRLSTAGGPVILGSNGLSLAIRRDDFPLLQDYQRTPLVEEWVGPVFSPEYWEQVKNDAGKIKLLHSQTRPQAWDYWLQDSWLQDNSIASSVASQGDNFQVSSVQVQTIQVQDLQIQSEQTFAHFYFCLQAVVDNLGAAIGSYPLVMDDLQRGNLVAPFGFKRSGHHYILLSQDNSSLAQDDESGELQKAFTNWLQLNLAACVPN; this comes from the coding sequence ATGAGGCATCTAAAAGCATTTCATGTTTTTCATGTGGCAGCTGCACTGGAAAGCTATAGCAAAGCAGCTGACAAACTGTGTATTACTCATGGTGCGGTGAGTAAACAGATTAAAACATTAGAAACCCATTTAGCAGTGAATTTATTTTATCGAGAAGGGCGAAATGTGAAATTAACGCCTGCGGGTAAATTATTGTCTGGATATACCGAGCAAGCATTTAATGCACTTGAGGCGGGTATTCTGCATGTGGCTCAAGCGACACATAAACACTTAGAAGTATCGTGTGAGCCGACATTAACAATGCGCTGGTTAATGCCGAGGTTAAGTGATTTTTATCAAGATAATATAGATGCTGATGTGCGGCTATCTACAGCAGGTGGTCCTGTGATACTGGGTAGTAATGGTTTATCGTTAGCGATACGACGAGATGACTTCCCACTGTTACAGGATTATCAACGGACGCCTTTAGTTGAAGAATGGGTTGGTCCCGTATTTTCTCCTGAATATTGGGAACAGGTAAAAAATGACGCTGGTAAGATTAAGTTACTGCATAGCCAAACACGGCCGCAAGCTTGGGATTATTGGTTACAAGATAGTTGGTTACAAGATAATTCGATCGCTAGTTCGGTCGCTAGTCAGGGAGACAATTTTCAAGTTTCAAGTGTTCAGGTTCAAACGATTCAAGTTCAAGATCTTCAGATACAAAGTGAGCAGACATTCGCACATTTCTATTTTTGCTTACAAGCAGTGGTTGATAACTTAGGTGCTGCGATAGGTTCATACCCTTTAGTTATGGACGATCTACAACGTGGTAATTTAGTTGCCCCGTTTGGTTTTAAGCGTTCGGGTCATCATTATATTTTATTAAGCCAAGATAATTCTTCATTAGCTCAAGACGATGAGAGTGGAGAATTACAGAAAGCATTCACTAATTGGTTGCAACTGAATCTTGCTGCATGTGTGCCAAATTAA
- the metK gene encoding methionine adenosyltransferase: protein MAKHLFTSESVSEGHPDKIADQISDAVLDAIIAQDPKARVACETYVKTGMVMVGGEVTTDAWVDIEEITRKTVREIGYINSEMGFDADSCAVLNTIGKQSPDINQGVDRDDPLEQGAGDQGLMFGYANNETEELMPAPITYSHKLVKRQAEVRKSGTLPWLRPDAKSQITFAYDDGKIVGIDAVVLSTQHSEDIKQADLVEAVMETIIKPVLPEQWLTKDTKFFINPTGRFVIGGPVGDCGLTGRKIIVDTYGGMARHGGGAFSGKDPSKVDRSAAYAARYVAKNIVAAGLADRCEIQVSYAIGVAEPTSISVETFGTGKVSEELLTKLVREHFELRPHGLIEMLDLKRPIYQNTAAYGHFGRSEFSWEATDKAEILRDAAGL from the coding sequence ATGGCTAAACATTTGTTTACCTCTGAGTCAGTATCAGAAGGTCATCCTGATAAAATTGCAGACCAAATCTCCGATGCTGTACTTGATGCAATCATCGCTCAAGACCCTAAAGCACGCGTAGCCTGTGAGACTTATGTTAAAACAGGTATGGTTATGGTTGGTGGTGAAGTAACGACTGACGCTTGGGTTGATATCGAAGAAATCACTCGTAAGACAGTACGTGAAATCGGTTACATCAACTCAGAAATGGGTTTTGACGCTGACTCTTGTGCTGTATTAAACACAATCGGTAAGCAATCTCCAGATATCAATCAAGGTGTTGACCGTGATGATCCACTAGAGCAAGGCGCTGGTGACCAAGGTTTAATGTTTGGTTATGCAAACAATGAAACTGAAGAATTAATGCCTGCGCCAATTACTTACTCACACAAGCTGGTTAAACGCCAAGCTGAAGTACGTAAAAGCGGTACACTTCCTTGGTTACGTCCTGATGCAAAAAGCCAAATCACATTTGCTTATGACGACGGTAAAATTGTTGGTATCGATGCAGTTGTTCTTTCAACTCAGCATTCTGAAGATATCAAACAAGCAGATCTAGTTGAAGCCGTGATGGAAACAATCATCAAGCCAGTACTACCTGAGCAATGGTTAACGAAAGATACTAAATTCTTCATTAACCCAACCGGTCGTTTCGTTATCGGTGGTCCAGTAGGTGACTGTGGTTTGACTGGCCGTAAAATTATCGTAGATACATACGGTGGTATGGCGCGTCACGGTGGTGGTGCATTCTCTGGTAAAGATCCATCAAAAGTAGATCGTTCAGCAGCATATGCAGCACGTTACGTTGCTAAAAACATTGTAGCGGCTGGCCTAGCTGACCGTTGTGAAATCCAAGTTTCTTACGCGATCGGTGTTGCAGAACCAACGTCAATCTCTGTTGAAACATTCGGTACTGGTAAAGTAAGCGAAGAGTTATTAACTAAACTTGTTCGTGAACATTTCGAATTACGTCCACACGGTCTAATCGAAATGCTAGATCTTAAGCGCCCTATTTACCAAAATACAGCTGCTTATGGTCACTTTGGTCGTAGCGAATTCTCTTGGGAAGCAACAGACAAAGCTGAAATCCTACGTGATGCAGCAGGTCTTTAA
- a CDS encoding GNAT family N-acetyltransferase: MDKDYKISANFADMDVDVIHGFISGSYWAKGIPMATLQRSLENSLCFGVFTQSGEQVGFARMITDKATFAYLSDVFVLEAHQGKGLSKLLMAAILDHPDLQGLRRMVLATSDAHGLYQQFGFTALAAPEVYMELHTPYLYE; encoded by the coding sequence ATGGATAAAGATTATAAAATCAGTGCTAATTTCGCTGATATGGATGTAGATGTCATACACGGATTTATTTCAGGCTCATACTGGGCGAAAGGAATTCCGATGGCCACGTTGCAGCGCTCGCTAGAAAACTCATTATGTTTTGGTGTGTTTACTCAAAGTGGTGAGCAAGTGGGGTTTGCGCGGATGATCACAGACAAAGCAACCTTTGCTTATTTATCTGACGTGTTTGTACTTGAAGCGCATCAAGGTAAAGGGTTAAGTAAATTGCTCATGGCGGCTATATTAGATCACCCTGATTTACAGGGACTCAGACGTATGGTGCTAGCCACGAGTGATGCCCATGGATTATATCAACAATTTGGTTTTACAGCGCTGGCAGCACCAGAGGTTTACATGGAACTGCATACGCCGTATTTGTATGAGTAA
- a CDS encoding SprT family zinc-dependent metalloprotease, producing the protein MPDTLLSQNAPPQSAHQQNPTPEMLAQLVLAKIDTCYQQAEQRLNRNFPRPQINFNQRGKAAGSARLQTNELRFNPVLLRENQQHFIAHTVPHEVAHLLVYQIFGRTKPHGKEWQQIMNKIFDLTAKTTHEYDVSSVKGKTFTYACQCTEHQLTIRRHNKIVRDNVKYICRFCRKSLTIKY; encoded by the coding sequence ATGCCCGACACTTTATTATCACAAAATGCACCACCACAGAGTGCACATCAACAAAATCCTACACCTGAAATGCTAGCGCAATTAGTGTTAGCAAAAATAGACACGTGCTACCAGCAAGCCGAACAACGGTTAAATCGCAACTTCCCTCGCCCACAAATTAATTTTAATCAACGTGGTAAAGCAGCAGGAAGTGCCAGATTACAAACAAATGAATTACGTTTTAATCCCGTTTTATTACGAGAAAATCAACAACATTTCATTGCACATACCGTCCCACATGAAGTTGCTCACCTATTGGTTTACCAAATTTTTGGTCGAACTAAGCCCCATGGTAAAGAGTGGCAACAAATCATGAATAAAATATTTGATCTCACCGCAAAAACAACACATGAATATGACGTATCGAGTGTGAAAGGCAAAACTTTTACCTATGCTTGTCAATGTACTGAGCATCAGCTAACAATTCGTCGTCATAATAAAATAGTTCGCGATAACGTCAAATATATTTGTCGATTTTGCAGAAAAAGTTTAACCATAAAGTATTAA
- the clcA gene encoding H(+)/Cl(-) exchange transporter ClcA, with protein MAKSPNLKFFKTALRKHRTSPKLLSAKHDYIVLPIISALVGGMTGLMIALFEAAVLWTDAQRLQIFNPLALPPAINILFIMMLSGAMVGFAFWLTLRFAPEASGSGITHIEGALDDMYDIRWRRLLPVKLVAGTLAISSGMIFGRAGPSIQIGGTVGRMFADTAKRYTNSTHILVAAGAAAGLAAAFNAPLAGILFVIEEMRPHFRYNMTSIKCVTLAAAVATIVMRAFHGQDAVMPIVDFDVPPLTSLWLFLLLGSIFGVIGVYFNRWIISSTKLLKRKQNNKMHRIILTGVFFGCLFALLQSFAPDIAGNGRDLMVRMVQDPSAWVILVGLFVLRLMGTIACFASGAPGGVFTPMLTLGTLFGLAYGVIAAELFPSFVDEPIVYAIAGMGALFAATVRAPVTGIVLVVEMTDSYELILPLLITCLGATFVAQAIGGKPLYAELLKLSLPKEAGPEEEKERLATPVSVN; from the coding sequence ATGGCTAAATCACCCAATTTAAAATTCTTCAAAACAGCACTGCGTAAGCACCGTACAAGTCCTAAGTTACTCTCAGCCAAGCACGATTATATTGTTCTCCCTATTATTTCAGCTCTCGTCGGGGGGATGACAGGTTTAATGATCGCGCTATTTGAAGCTGCGGTACTCTGGACCGATGCACAGCGATTACAAATATTTAACCCTTTAGCACTCCCACCAGCGATTAATATTCTTTTCATTATGATGCTCAGTGGAGCCATGGTTGGCTTTGCGTTTTGGTTAACATTGCGTTTTGCTCCCGAAGCATCTGGCAGCGGTATTACGCATATCGAAGGGGCGTTGGATGATATGTATGATATCCGTTGGCGTCGTTTATTACCGGTAAAATTAGTTGCTGGCACATTAGCAATTAGTTCAGGAATGATTTTTGGCCGTGCGGGTCCATCAATTCAAATTGGTGGCACAGTCGGACGGATGTTTGCAGATACCGCTAAGCGCTATACTAATTCAACCCATATTTTAGTGGCGGCAGGGGCCGCAGCAGGCTTAGCAGCCGCATTCAATGCTCCCCTTGCCGGTATTTTATTTGTTATTGAAGAAATGCGTCCTCACTTTCGCTATAACATGACGTCTATAAAATGCGTAACCCTTGCAGCTGCGGTAGCGACGATCGTCATGCGTGCTTTTCATGGTCAAGACGCTGTGATGCCCATCGTTGATTTTGATGTGCCACCACTCACCTCACTTTGGCTATTTCTTTTATTAGGCTCGATTTTTGGTGTCATTGGCGTGTATTTCAACCGTTGGATAATCAGCAGTACTAAATTATTAAAACGTAAACAAAATAATAAGATGCACCGTATTATTCTGACTGGTGTTTTCTTTGGCTGCCTGTTTGCCCTATTACAATCATTCGCCCCAGATATCGCTGGTAACGGTAGAGATTTAATGGTGAGAATGGTGCAAGACCCAAGTGCTTGGGTTATTTTAGTCGGATTATTTGTGCTGCGTTTAATGGGGACTATTGCTTGTTTTGCCTCTGGCGCCCCTGGTGGTGTATTTACCCCTATGCTGACTTTAGGTACATTATTTGGGTTGGCTTACGGTGTTATTGCTGCCGAACTATTTCCAAGTTTCGTTGACGAACCTATCGTCTATGCAATTGCAGGTATGGGCGCATTATTTGCAGCGACAGTAAGAGCACCTGTAACAGGTATTGTGTTAGTCGTTGAAATGACAGATAGCTATGAATTGATTTTACCTTTATTAATCACTTGCCTTGGCGCAACATTCGTCGCTCAAGCAATTGGCGGAAAACCACTTTACGCCGAACTCTTAAAATTATCCTTACCCAAAGAAGCAGGCCCTGAAGAAGAAAAAGAGAGATTGGCAACACCTGTTTCAGTCAATTAA
- the rsmE gene encoding 16S rRNA (uracil(1498)-N(3))-methyltransferase codes for MRHPRIFETNELTVGASIELSPDGAGHVGRVLRMTTGDTLTLFNGKGGQYQATIEQTTKKSVTVHIDEFQDINSESPLKIHLGQAISRGEKMDFTIQKSVELGVTTITPLFSERCGVKLSGERLEKKVQQWQKIVISACEQSGRNFVPQVLAPKQLKDWAAEETTELKLNLHPRAKYSINTLPEPKNGVRLLIGPEGGLSADEISMTEQFNFEETLLGPRVLRTETAALTAITALQCRFGDLG; via the coding sequence ATGCGTCATCCTCGCATCTTTGAAACCAACGAACTAACCGTTGGTGCTAGCATTGAATTATCACCAGACGGCGCAGGCCATGTGGGTCGTGTGTTACGTATGACTACAGGTGATACGCTAACTTTATTTAACGGTAAAGGTGGCCAATACCAAGCCACAATTGAACAAACAACTAAAAAATCAGTGACCGTTCATATTGACGAATTTCAAGACATCAACAGTGAATCACCATTAAAGATCCATCTTGGTCAAGCAATCTCTCGCGGCGAAAAAATGGATTTCACTATCCAGAAATCAGTCGAGCTGGGTGTGACGACTATCACGCCACTCTTTAGTGAGCGCTGCGGTGTGAAACTATCAGGTGAACGTTTAGAGAAAAAAGTACAGCAATGGCAAAAAATTGTCATTTCTGCGTGTGAACAAAGTGGCCGTAATTTCGTGCCACAAGTATTAGCACCAAAGCAATTAAAAGACTGGGCAGCAGAAGAAACAACAGAATTAAAATTAAACCTGCACCCACGCGCAAAATACAGCATTAACACATTACCCGAGCCGAAAAATGGCGTGCGTTTGTTAATTGGTCCTGAAGGCGGTTTATCTGCGGATGAAATCAGCATGACAGAACAATTCAACTTTGAAGAAACGTTATTGGGTCCTCGAGTATTACGAACAGAAACGGCAGCATTAACGGCGATCACCGCACTACAATGCCGCTTTGGCGATTTAGGATAG
- a CDS encoding DMT family transporter: MFQHFEKYNLSNHALCKYKEALIFCIISSVSFILMAEAVKTVDPVTSTFITYSLTAFIFTLLNSKNIRQIVTVSLQHPSTLLQLNITTLANTLLAFVVMTYVSPLIYAIVFFGCLPFFNSALQWRLFANSKPSYIFNLVSCLSAIFLAFYISDRVMAVTFQGIGYSLISCFFAALYMQRSEYFHRKTGLTPSQVLSVRFYLVILACGSYALLQPNTLMLNTNEWLMLSGAAITGSVIPLFLMQVAIKKLGAAVTAQFMPSIPVLCMTFLTALGIAQFSGFEILAIVSFSILLIAQIRYKAQKQHAAANA, translated from the coding sequence ATGTTCCAACATTTTGAGAAATATAATTTGAGTAATCACGCTTTATGTAAGTACAAGGAAGCGCTGATATTTTGCATTATCTCATCCGTTTCGTTTATTTTAATGGCTGAAGCCGTTAAAACTGTCGATCCTGTTACTTCAACATTTATTACTTATAGTCTGACAGCATTTATATTTACCCTCCTCAACAGCAAAAATATTCGCCAAATTGTCACAGTGAGTCTCCAGCACCCTTCAACACTGTTGCAATTAAACATAACCACGTTAGCCAATACCCTGCTCGCGTTTGTTGTCATGACGTATGTATCGCCTTTAATTTATGCCATTGTCTTTTTTGGCTGCCTGCCATTTTTTAATAGCGCGTTACAGTGGCGATTATTTGCCAATAGTAAACCCAGTTATATCTTTAATTTAGTGTCCTGCTTGAGTGCCATTTTTCTCGCGTTTTATATCTCAGACCGAGTTATGGCCGTAACCTTTCAAGGCATTGGCTACTCACTGATATCATGCTTTTTTGCTGCGCTATACATGCAGCGCTCAGAATATTTCCATCGAAAAACAGGATTAACACCCTCACAAGTATTATCGGTTCGCTTTTACCTCGTGATCTTGGCTTGCGGCAGCTACGCCTTGTTACAACCCAATACATTAATGCTCAACACTAACGAATGGTTAATGTTATCTGGTGCAGCGATCACCGGTAGTGTCATACCGTTATTCTTAATGCAAGTTGCGATAAAAAAATTAGGCGCGGCTGTCACAGCGCAATTCATGCCATCGATTCCTGTACTTTGTATGACATTTTTAACGGCATTAGGCATTGCACAATTTTCAGGATTCGAAATCCTAGCGATTGTTTCATTCTCAATACTACTTATCGCCCAAATTCGCTATAAAGCACAGAAACAACATGCCGCGGCTAATGCATAA